Genomic segment of Malus domestica chromosome 15, GDT2T_hap1:
TGTGTTATGCATTTAATTACTTTTAGGCACAAAACTACAACTGTAACTCTCAAAACTACCGGATTGATTCGGGCTCCTCTTCCAAATGCAACAAGAAGAATGCAACCGGAGACCCAACTTTAGATCCTGCCACGGAAGAAAGGGGTGTGAACCGACGTGAGTTATCAATTAGTCATTCCATAATTTGTAAAACTAAAAGAtaatcaagtatatatatatatatatatatatatatatatatatatatatagatatatatatgccTCCCTTTTACTGCTAATGTGTCTATGTGTTTGCGTGCCTCTGTGTAGTCTATAGTATATGTGGACTGTTGCTATTATACATATTGATAAAAATGGAGTGAGTTGTTGTTTTCCTTTTCAGCTCCCGAGAAGAGGCAACGTGTACCTTCTGCATATAACCAGTTCATAAAGTAACTAAACCAttatatttcaattttattttcttttaatttgctTCACTTATAATTAATTACACAAGATGAGATTAATTACGTTGATAGGGAGGAGATTCAGAGGATCAAGGCTAATAATCCAGATATTAGCCATAGAGAGGCTTTCAGCACTGCTGCCAAAAATGTAAGTGGACATGCATTTGCAAACAGCTACGTTGTAAAAACACCAGTTATTGGTGAGATTTTGTAAGCAAtattgatgaacttgttttttttttgttttttttttaaattagtggGCGCACTTCCCTCGTATACATTTTGGGCTGATGTTGGAGACCAACAGTCAGGCTAAGCTGGACAATATATGTAAGTAATTTTACTAATTTATGTGTTTCTAAATTACTTCCTTGGCCTAATTAatcttttttatattaaaataaataaatatatatatatatatgttgcagGACCCTGAGAAACATCTTATGTCAAGGTCTGCACTACTGAATAACTGATGGCCACGATAATTTCCGGCAACGACGCTGGTGATATCAAAGTTGTTCTTAGTGTAAAGGAATTGCCTGGACTGATCTACTGTGTTGTTCTTTAGAACATTTCAATATCCTTCTTCTTTGTACCTGTCACTACTCCCCCTTATTAGGGATTTTCTTTTGCTACGTGACTTAGAATTAAGCAATACGCTACTTTCCTTAATTTAATTTGTTATCTTGATCAATATTACTTAGTTTACAGTTTCCAACATGCATACTTTGTATATTTATGCAAAATTGAGACCACGTAATATAATATTGTATGTTTAGGAAGTACATCAGTCCCATGGAAAGAACTTTATCACCATATTTTTTTAGTCTATTTTTAGGATTCTTTATATATAGATCTTGCAACTCTTATTTCCTAGACAAAAACCCACCTAGTTATTAACATCCAAATAAGACCCACATTTAAAAATGATTGCCAAGTATATAAGTAATTGACctattattacaaaatatttacaatttataccacaatattcaaaataaaatcaataaatgtTATTACTCATATATTATTACCCctaacacacacatatatacgttCAAATGTATATATTACTACCAtaagctcaatatatatatatatatatatatatgtatatatatacatatatagtttacctatatatatacacacacatacatacatacacacatactatatatatatatatatatatatatagtactacTATACGttcacatatttatatatatatatatatatatatatatatacacatgcaCAGTACTACATATATGATCAAacatattaaactaattaatctacctatatttaaatttatgatgagcaaataacatatattttgtaggtaaattaatattgaatcaaataacattcttttattttgtaggtaatttatttttcatgtattattacatatatttggcacattttattattataatatatatgtacaaataataggtaaattaatcttgaataaaataaaattgctttattttgtaagtaaattaattttgaatcaaataacatttcttcattatgtaggtattttattttgtatgtatcatcatatatattgggcacattttattattatatgtacaAAAAATAGGTAAACtagtattgaataaaataataacattttttatgtaggtaaattattttgcatgtacttTGCATATATTGGGTTtgctttattatgtaggtaaattattttgcatgaattgtttttgtatatcaagttttttttttgttatatatatgtacgtgaaataatttacctacatttatatgtaaaatataattttattgacttaACTAAGCATGTATTACTACATTTATTGGGcatgttttattgttattatatattaggcaatgaatttattattttttaatttttgtgaaaTCATTAATTCTCCCTTA
This window contains:
- the LOC103400409 gene encoding axial regulator YABBY 5-like, producing the protein MTSCVDVATEQLCYIPCNFCSIVLAVSVPCSSLFDIVTVRCGRCTNLWSVNMAAAFQSLSWQDVQAQNYNCNSQNYRIDSGSSSKCNKKNATGDPTLDPATEERGVNRPPEKRQRVPSAYNQFIKEEIQRIKANNPDISHREAFSTAAKNWAHFPRIHFGLMLETNSQAKLDNI